In one Halorubrum sp. CBA1229 genomic region, the following are encoded:
- a CDS encoding HalOD1 output domain-containing protein: protein MSSVPTSASNAGSISGPVRVAHGRTDRSPSRAVVEALADLAGVATDALAAETGIVLYDHVDPDALDALVEHRPDGEIALSFSVDEYDVRVDRDAVVARVDE from the coding sequence ATGAGCAGTGTCCCGACAAGCGCTTCCAACGCCGGCTCGATTTCCGGACCGGTCCGCGTCGCCCACGGCCGTACCGACCGATCCCCGAGCCGCGCGGTCGTCGAGGCGCTCGCGGACCTCGCCGGCGTCGCCACCGATGCGCTCGCCGCCGAGACCGGCATCGTCCTGTACGATCACGTCGACCCCGACGCGCTCGACGCGCTCGTCGAGCACCGTCCCGACGGCGAGATCGCCCTCTCCTTTTCCGTCGACGAGTACGACGTGCGGGTCGACCGCGACGCGGTCGTCGCTCGCGTCGACGAGTAG
- a CDS encoding peptidase codes for MLTVAFLVGVAVVGFLAVEVGPLYAADRFRDLREPTDAERRRLTSLRETAGLGVERVAIETDGATSDEGTRDGGASEETTADEDGSDIGRVEVAVRGPPGRRVLFVTESVLDGLDEDVATGLLAAEAGRVETYYGEFRAVAIAAVLAILAAIVTVAVPFQAGFASLVAVGVAAFWVGRRVQYAADARAADAVGAERVADAFERVAAVRGVEPETGDWSTWFEVQPPLGDRIAALRERAEDEN; via the coding sequence ATGCTCACGGTCGCGTTCCTCGTCGGCGTCGCCGTCGTCGGCTTCCTCGCGGTCGAGGTCGGACCGCTGTACGCCGCCGACCGCTTCCGCGACCTGCGGGAACCGACGGACGCGGAGCGGAGGCGGCTCACGTCGCTCCGCGAGACCGCCGGCCTCGGCGTGGAGCGGGTCGCGATCGAGACCGACGGGGCGACGAGCGACGAGGGGACGAGAGACGGGGGGGCGAGCGAGGAAACGACTGCCGACGAGGACGGGTCGGACATCGGACGGGTCGAGGTCGCCGTGCGCGGCCCGCCGGGCAGGCGGGTCCTGTTCGTCACAGAGAGCGTGCTCGACGGCCTCGACGAGGACGTCGCGACCGGGCTCCTCGCGGCCGAGGCGGGGCGCGTCGAGACGTACTACGGCGAGTTCCGCGCGGTCGCGATCGCGGCGGTGCTCGCGATCCTGGCGGCGATCGTGACGGTAGCGGTGCCGTTTCAGGCCGGCTTCGCATCGCTCGTCGCCGTCGGAGTCGCCGCGTTCTGGGTCGGACGACGTGTGCAGTACGCGGCCGACGCCCGCGCCGCGGACGCGGTCGGCGCGGAGCGCGTCGCCGACGCCTTCGAGCGCGTCGCCGCCGTTCGGGGCGTCGAGCCAGAGACGGGCGACTGGTCGACGTGGTTCGAGGTGCAGCCGCCGCTCGGCGATCGGATCGCGGCGCTCCGGGAGCGGGCGGAAGACGAGAACTGA
- a CDS encoding chromosome partitioning protein ParA, with protein MILAVAGGKGGVGKTTLAYNVAAALDAVAVDADLGMADLPGGRGPDLHDVLAGRADPTEIVRAGPVDVAPCGRTLAGARACDLSALGDAIAAIERECGVVVLDCPAGRRADAGVPLAVADACLLVVSPRAFALADAIRTRELARELDAGLVGCAVNRVTEEPPTEAVADALGAPAAVIPADPRVGRSVAAERPVVDAAPDSDAAGAIQNLAERVPR; from the coding sequence GTGATCCTCGCCGTCGCCGGTGGCAAGGGCGGCGTCGGGAAGACCACGCTCGCGTACAACGTCGCCGCCGCGCTCGACGCGGTCGCGGTCGACGCGGACCTCGGCATGGCCGACCTCCCCGGTGGACGCGGTCCGGACCTCCACGACGTGCTCGCGGGGCGCGCCGATCCGACCGAGATCGTTCGGGCCGGCCCGGTGGACGTCGCCCCCTGCGGTCGGACGCTCGCCGGCGCCCGCGCCTGCGACCTCTCGGCCCTCGGAGACGCGATCGCAGCGATCGAGCGGGAGTGCGGGGTCGTCGTCCTCGACTGTCCGGCCGGCCGACGGGCGGACGCCGGCGTCCCGCTCGCGGTCGCGGACGCGTGCCTGCTGGTCGTCTCCCCGCGGGCGTTCGCGCTGGCCGACGCGATCCGGACGCGGGAACTGGCCCGCGAGCTCGACGCCGGTCTCGTCGGCTGCGCCGTCAACCGGGTGACCGAAGAGCCGCCGACCGAGGCCGTCGCCGACGCGCTGGGCGCGCCCGCGGCGGTGATCCCCGCGGACCCGCGGGTCGGTCGCTCCGTCGCCGCGGAGCGCCCGGTCGTCGACGCCGCGCCGGACAGCGACGCGGCGGGGGCGATTCAGAACCTGGCCGAGCGGGTCCCCCGCTGA